Sequence from the Candidatus Methylomirabilota bacterium genome:
CGACTCGAGCGTCTACATGCTGCTCGAGGAGGAGCGCGCGGGCGTGAAGATCTCGGTGCCGGCGGACGCCCTGCGCAAGATCGTGGAGCGCGACGGGGCGTGACGGGCTTCCCGCCGCTTCCCCTCACCACCGCCGCGGAGCTCGTCGACGTGGACGCGGCGGCCCGCGCGGCCGCCCGCCGCGCCGCGCGCGAGGGCCCCATCATGCGCGCGGTCCTCGAGCTCTTCGCCGACCACGGCGGGCCGGTGCCCGTCGCCGCGGTCGCCGCGGCCACCGGGCTCGCCGTGGACGCGGCGGCGCTCGCTCTCCAGGACCTCAGCGACGACGATCTCCTCGTGCTCCGCGAGGAGACGGTAGAGCTCGCCTATCCGTTCAGCACGGCGCCCACGAGCTTCGTCGCTCGCCTCCTCGACGGCCGCGAGCGCTTCATCTGCTGCGCGATCGACGCGCTGGGCCTGGCGCCCATGCTGGGCGCGCCAGTAGTCGTGACGTCCGCCTGTCATCACTCGGGCGCCCCGCTTCGCTTCGCGGTGACGCCCGAGGGCCCGGCGCCCGAGGCCGCCCCGCTCATGGTGTGGGCCACCCGATCGGGCGGCGACGACGAGCGGGCCTGCACCGGGCTCTGAACCAAGCTCAACTTCTTCCGGTCGGAAGACGATCTCCGCAGATGGTGGACACGGAATCCCGGCGAGCCGGGGGCCGGGATGACGCTCGCCGAGGGCTTCCTGCTCGGGCGCCGCATCTTCGGCGGACTGCTCCGCGGCTACCAGGGTAGGATGGCGGGCTCATAGGGCTCGATCCGCTCCTTCACCGCCAAAAGAGGCTCGATGCCGTAGAGGCGGCGGGCGTTCTCGCCGAGCATCTTCCGCTGCGCCGCCTCGGGCACGCCGAGCTGCGCCATGTGGTGGAGTCCGTCCCAGGCGTCCTCGGCGTCGTGGTGCGGGTAGTCGGAGGACCAGATCGCGATGTCCTGGAACTCGTCCCATAGCCGGTACACGAGCGTCTCGTCGGACTCGAAGCCGATGAAGCAGCGGGCGTGGAACGCCTCCACGGGGTCGCGGAGCGGCCGGTTCCCGCGCTGGAACGCGAAGAGGTTGGAGAAGTTCGAGGCGCGCGCGAGGATGAGGGGCAGCCAGGACGCGTTGGACTCCAGCACCGCGGCCTTGAGGCGGGGGAACTTCTCGAGCCATCCCGTCTGCATGACCACGGTCACCCAGGTCATCGCCTCCATCACGAAGCCGAGCGTCTCGGAGGCGTCGATCGCCGGGTCCATGGCTGCGGTGATGTTCGACACGAACTGGCCGGGCGAGTAGACCACCGCCTCGTCCGTGAACAGGAGCCCCTGCCCCGAGTGGCCACGCGCCTGCGCCATGCGCTGCCCCCAGTCCGCGGTCAGCGCCTCACGAGACGGGAACGTGTGCATGGCCAGCACCACGTCCAGGTCCTCGAATTCGCGCCACAGGGGATCGAACTCGGGCAGGGTCGGATAGCGCCCGTTCCAGAAGCACGGACGCACCGCCGCCGCCTTGAAGCCGAGCTTCGCCACGCGGCGCAGCTCGGCGACGGATGCCTCGATGCTCTGCAGCGGCAGCACCGCGCAGGGGTAGAGCCGGGCGCGGTCGGCGGCGCAGTAGTCGTGCACCCAGTCGTTATAGGCCCGGGCGAGGATCGCTGCCGCGCCGGTATCCCGCAGGAGGGCCAGCCGGACGAACCACGTGGGGAACAGCATCACCTGATCCGTCCCGAGCGCATCCATGTCGCGGAGGCGCGCTTGGGGATCGCGGCAGCCGAGGAGGCGGCCGAACCGGGCCTTCCACTCCTCGGTCCCCGGGGTCAGCCGGCCCACTTCCTTCTTGTCCCAGCGGGCCCACCCCACCTCGGCGGCGTTCGAGCGCTCCCGCGCCGCCGGCACGATGCGCCCGTTGATCATGAGGAGATCGCTGTCGGTGTGGAAGCAGAACTGCGTCTTCACCCAGGCGCGCTCCTTGGCCGGCACGTACTCGTCCCAGACCGCGGGCGGCTCCACCACATGGCTGTCGCAGTCGAACACCGGGAAGGTCTTCGTCGTCGGGCCCACGGCGGCGTCCTCCTTGGCGGTTTTCACTATGTGAAGTATCCTTCTGGCGGCCGGATTATGGAGACCGGCGCCGCCCATGTCAATCAAGCCCGCCTACATGACCGCGACGCTGGCCAAGGGGCTCGACGTGCTCGAGGCTCTCTCCGACGTGGAGGATACCGGGCTCACCGAGCTCGCGCGGCGGCAGGGCGTGTCCAGTCCCACCCTCTTCCGCATCCTCGCCACTCTCGCCGCCCACGGCTATGTGGCGAAGTCGCCGGGCGGCCGCTATCGCCTCACCCTCAAGACGTGGGAGATCGGCGCCAAGGCGGTGCGGCGGCTCCCGCTGCGCGACCTCGCGCGGCCGCTCATGGAGCGCATGACGGCGGAGACGGGTGAGACCGTGCATCTCTCCGTGCCGCGCGGGGCCGCCATCGTCGTCATCGACAAGGTGGACAGCCCCCACCCGGTGCGCGTGGACACCTTCGTGGGCCTGAGCGCGCCGGCCCACTGCTCGGCCACCGGCAAGGCGCTGCTCGCCGTGCAGCCGCCGGCGGCTCTCGAGAAGCTCCTTCCCCTTCGGCTGCCCCGGTACACCGACGCCACCATGACCGATCGCGCCGCGCTGCTGCGCGAGCTCGCCCAGGTGCGCCGAGCGGGCTGGGCGCGGAATCGCGAGGAGTGGCGGCCCGGCGTCTGCGCGGCGGCGGTGGTGGTCCGGGATGCTGCCGGCGAGCCGGTCGCGTCGCTGAGCGTCACCGTGCCGACGTCGCGCTTCACGAGCGAGGCGGTGCGCGAGCGCCTCGTTCCCGCGCTCAAGCGCTACGGCCGCGCGATCGAGGCCCAGCTGGCGCGGACGGGCCGGTGATGCGCGACCCGACCGGCCTGTCGCGCTTCTCGCTCGGGGGCCGGGTCGTGCTGATCACGGGCGCCCGCGGCGGGCTCGGCCTCGCGATGGCCCGCGGCATGGCCGCCGCCGGCGCGCGTGTCGGCATCAACGGCCGCGACGCGCGGCTGGCCGAGGAGGCCGCGGCAACCATCCCCGACGCGTTCGCGGCACCCTTCGACGTCACCGACCTCGGCGCGGCCGCGGCGGGCATCGAGCGCGTCCTCGCGCGGTATGGTCGGCTCGATTGCCTCGTCAACAACGCCGCGCTCCGGGACCGGCGCGCCCTTCACGACATCGCCGCCGGCGACCTGCGCCGACTCCTCGAGACCAACCTCGTGGGCGCGTACGAGCTGTCGCGCCTGGCCGCCCGGCACATGGAGGGCAACGGCGGCGGGCGCCTCATCTTCATCACGTCGATGGTCGGTCCGCAGTCCTTCCAGGGCGATCCCGCGTACACCGCCTCCAAGGGCGGGGTGACGGCATTGATGCGCGCCCTCGCGGTCGAGCTGGGCCCGAAGGGGATCACCGCCAACGCGATCGCGCCGGGCTTCTTCCTCACCGAGGTCAACGCCGGATTCTTCAGCGGTCCGCAGGCGGCGGAGGTAGGCCGGCGCATTCCGCTCCGGCGCTGGGGCCGGCCCGACGAGCTCGTCGGCGCCGCCATCTTCCTCGCCTCGGAGGCCGCGTCGTACGTCAACGGTCACGTCCTGACGGTGGACGCGGGTCTGTCGATCGCGCTGTAGGCCGGGGTACGGGCACGGATACACGTCGGTGTATCCGTGCCGACACTCTAGTCGGCAGCCTGCCCGCATGGCAGCGTGACGCCATGCTCTACTCGCGCTCGCAACTCTCGCTGCTCCTGCTCGTCGGCCTCGCGCTCCTGGGCG
This genomic interval carries:
- the merB gene encoding organomercurial lyase is translated as MTGFPPLPLTTAAELVDVDAAARAAARRAAREGPIMRAVLELFADHGGPVPVAAVAAATGLAVDAAALALQDLSDDDLLVLREETVELAYPFSTAPTSFVARLLDGRERFICCAIDALGLAPMLGAPVVVTSACHHSGAPLRFAVTPEGPAPEAAPLMVWATRSGGDDERACTGL
- a CDS encoding amidohydrolase family protein; this encodes MKTAKEDAAVGPTTKTFPVFDCDSHVVEPPAVWDEYVPAKERAWVKTQFCFHTDSDLLMINGRIVPAARERSNAAEVGWARWDKKEVGRLTPGTEEWKARFGRLLGCRDPQARLRDMDALGTDQVMLFPTWFVRLALLRDTGAAAILARAYNDWVHDYCAADRARLYPCAVLPLQSIEASVAELRRVAKLGFKAAAVRPCFWNGRYPTLPEFDPLWREFEDLDVVLAMHTFPSREALTADWGQRMAQARGHSGQGLLFTDEAVVYSPGQFVSNITAAMDPAIDASETLGFVMEAMTWVTVVMQTGWLEKFPRLKAAVLESNASWLPLILARASNFSNLFAFQRGNRPLRDPVEAFHARCFIGFESDETLVYRLWDEFQDIAIWSSDYPHHDAEDAWDGLHHMAQLGVPEAAQRKMLGENARRLYGIEPLLAVKERIEPYEPAILPW
- a CDS encoding IclR family transcriptional regulator — encoded protein: MSIKPAYMTATLAKGLDVLEALSDVEDTGLTELARRQGVSSPTLFRILATLAAHGYVAKSPGGRYRLTLKTWEIGAKAVRRLPLRDLARPLMERMTAETGETVHLSVPRGAAIVVIDKVDSPHPVRVDTFVGLSAPAHCSATGKALLAVQPPAALEKLLPLRLPRYTDATMTDRAALLRELAQVRRAGWARNREEWRPGVCAAAVVVRDAAGEPVASLSVTVPTSRFTSEAVRERLVPALKRYGRAIEAQLARTGR
- a CDS encoding SDR family oxidoreductase, with translation MRDPTGLSRFSLGGRVVLITGARGGLGLAMARGMAAAGARVGINGRDARLAEEAAATIPDAFAAPFDVTDLGAAAAGIERVLARYGRLDCLVNNAALRDRRALHDIAAGDLRRLLETNLVGAYELSRLAARHMEGNGGGRLIFITSMVGPQSFQGDPAYTASKGGVTALMRALAVELGPKGITANAIAPGFFLTEVNAGFFSGPQAAEVGRRIPLRRWGRPDELVGAAIFLASEAASYVNGHVLTVDAGLSIAL